In the Henningerozyma blattae CBS 6284 chromosome 8, complete genome genome, one interval contains:
- the MRPL7 gene encoding mitochondrial 54S ribosomal protein uL5m (similar to Saccharomyces cerevisiae MRPL7 (YDR237W); ancestral locus Anc_8.461) gives MKHTSRLWKSACSLVQPVHHKVKIDKRMLSPRFPELKYEKNDIRSPRFKPVTTHQDALHSHYLNTLKSDLLLINFEHNAQSVKGSKFTPWDGSSPYHINRPPKRPAFTGSSREVPDLHPIDWSNIPELESVVLNCYVNKGQENINYPTVAYLQLQQITSQKPSYIYSKKDMPAFSVRRGKKMGAKIILKGKPMYQFLTTLNNFVLPRIREFKGISKSNGNGFGSISIGLKPSHIKFFPEINYNEEFWPTTFGMHININTTSQTDTRAKNLLSALEIPIQT, from the coding sequence ATGAAACATACTAGTAGACTATGGAAAAGTGCATGTTCATTGGTCCAACCAGTTCACCATAAAGTCAAGATCGATAAACGGATGCTATCTCCAAGGTTCCCTGAAttgaaatatgaaaaaaatgatatcaGATCACCAAGATTCAAACCAGTTACTACCCATCAAGACGCATTACATTcccattatttaaatacatTGAAAtctgatttattattgataaatttcGAGCATAATGCTCAGAGTGTAAAGGGCTCAAAGTTTACACCTTGGGATGGCTCTTCTCCCTATCATATCAACAGACCTCCAAAGAGACCTGCTTTCACTGGTTCTTCAAGAGAAGTACCAGATTTGCATCCCATCGATTGGTCGAATATTCCAGAATTAGAGAGCgttgttttaaattgttaCGTTAATAAAGgtcaagaaaatattaattatccAACTGTTGCttatttacaattacaaCAAATTACTTCACAAAAAccttcatatatatattcaaagaAGGACATGCCTGCATTCAGTGTAAGACGAGGCAAAAAAATGGGCGCTAAAATCATTTTGAAAGGTAAACCAATGTATCAATTCTTAACCACCTTGAATAACTTTGTATTACCAAGAATTAGAGAATTTAAAGGTATCTCTAAATCCAATGGTAATGGCTTCGGTTCCATTTCAATTGGTTTAAAACCAAGccatattaaatttttcccagaaatcaattacaatgaagaattttggCCAACAACCTTTGGAATgcatattaatattaatacaactTCACAAACTGATACTAGAGCAAAGAATTTATTGTCTGCTTTAGAGATTCCTATCCAAACTTAA